In Nocardia sputorum, a single genomic region encodes these proteins:
- a CDS encoding NADH-quinone oxidoreductase subunit G yields the protein MTLTIDDTEVSVPPGTLLIRAAELIGIQVPRFCDHPLLDPVGACRQCLVEVEGQRKPVASCTMAVTDGMVVRTQLTSPAADKAQEGVMELLLINHPLDCPVCDKGGECPLQNQAMSTGRAESRFDGRKRTYPKPIPLSTAVLLDRERCVLCARCTRFSQQIAGDPFIELMDRGALQQVGTAQAEPLDSYFSGNTVQICPVGALTGTAYRFRARPFDLVSSPNVCEHCASGCAQRTDHRRGKVLRRLAGDDPQVNEEWNCDKGRWAFTYASEPDRLTTPLVRGWDGELAPASWSEALAAAAEGLAASFGNAGVLVGGRVTEEDAYAYAKFARVALGTNDIDFRARAHSAEEADFLAARVAGQDGTVTYDSMEAAPVVLLVGFEPEEESPIVYLRLRKAARKHRLPIYSLAPYSSRGLDRMSGRLMRTVPGAEPHLLDAIRTGEITTPGADPAQLADLARLLREPGAVIMVGERTAGVAGALSAAVRLAEETGAALAWVPRRAGERGAVEAGALPGLLPGGRPVADPRARQQVRAVWNVPELPVGAGRDTTAILEAASGLGALVIGGVDVADLPDPAAALAAIDAARFVVSLELRRSPVTERADVVFPVAAAMEKAGTFRTWEGRPRPFAAALGDDMVRRQSAPLSDQRVLHAIAEEMSVRLGLPDIESARAELAELGAWDGAPVSAPTHPPHPLPQPQPGTAVLASWRMLLDEGRMQDGEPNLAGIARPPVVRLSAATAAELGAQPDDPVTVATGRGAVTLPLMISDLPDRVVWLPQHSPGCSIAEQLAVQPGAIVHLRHADERMKEHRHE from the coding sequence GTGACGCTGACCATCGATGACACGGAGGTCAGCGTGCCGCCCGGCACGCTGCTGATCCGTGCCGCCGAACTGATCGGCATCCAGGTACCCCGCTTCTGCGACCATCCGCTGCTCGACCCGGTCGGCGCCTGCCGCCAATGCCTGGTGGAGGTCGAGGGACAGCGCAAGCCCGTCGCCTCCTGCACCATGGCCGTCACCGACGGCATGGTGGTCCGCACCCAGCTCACCTCGCCCGCCGCCGACAAGGCGCAGGAGGGCGTGATGGAACTGCTGCTGATCAACCATCCGCTCGACTGCCCGGTGTGCGACAAGGGCGGCGAGTGCCCGCTGCAGAACCAGGCGATGTCCACCGGCCGCGCCGAATCCCGGTTCGACGGACGCAAACGCACCTATCCCAAACCGATTCCGCTGTCCACGGCCGTGCTGCTGGACCGGGAACGCTGCGTGCTCTGCGCCCGCTGCACCCGGTTCTCCCAGCAGATCGCGGGCGATCCGTTCATCGAACTGATGGATCGCGGTGCGCTGCAACAGGTCGGCACCGCGCAGGCCGAGCCGCTGGATTCCTACTTCTCCGGCAACACCGTGCAGATCTGCCCGGTCGGCGCGCTCACCGGCACCGCCTACCGGTTCCGCGCGCGTCCGTTCGACCTGGTTTCCAGCCCGAACGTCTGCGAGCACTGCGCCTCCGGCTGCGCACAGCGCACCGATCACCGGCGCGGCAAGGTCCTGCGCCGGCTGGCCGGGGACGACCCGCAGGTCAACGAAGAGTGGAACTGCGACAAGGGCCGGTGGGCGTTCACCTACGCCAGCGAACCCGACCGGCTCACCACGCCCCTGGTGCGCGGGTGGGACGGCGAGCTGGCCCCCGCCTCCTGGTCGGAGGCGCTGGCCGCGGCCGCGGAGGGACTGGCCGCGTCGTTCGGCAACGCGGGCGTGCTGGTCGGCGGCCGGGTCACCGAGGAGGACGCCTACGCCTACGCCAAATTCGCCCGAGTCGCCCTCGGCACCAACGACATCGACTTCCGCGCCCGCGCGCATTCGGCGGAGGAGGCCGATTTCCTCGCCGCCCGCGTCGCCGGCCAGGACGGCACGGTGACCTACGACAGCATGGAGGCCGCGCCGGTCGTCCTGCTCGTCGGATTCGAACCCGAAGAAGAGTCGCCGATCGTCTACCTGCGGCTGCGCAAGGCCGCACGCAAGCACCGGCTGCCGATCTACTCGCTCGCGCCGTACTCCTCACGCGGACTCGACCGCATGTCCGGACGGCTGATGCGCACCGTGCCGGGCGCCGAACCGCATCTGCTCGACGCCATCCGCACCGGCGAGATCACCACCCCCGGAGCGGATCCCGCCCAGCTGGCCGATCTGGCCCGGCTGCTGCGCGAACCCGGCGCGGTGATCATGGTCGGTGAGCGGACGGCCGGCGTCGCGGGTGCGCTGTCGGCCGCCGTGCGCCTGGCCGAGGAAACCGGAGCAGCCCTCGCGTGGGTGCCGCGCCGGGCCGGCGAACGCGGCGCGGTCGAAGCGGGCGCGCTGCCCGGCCTGCTGCCCGGCGGACGGCCGGTCGCCGATCCGCGTGCCCGCCAACAGGTCCGGGCGGTCTGGAACGTGCCCGAGCTGCCCGTCGGCGCGGGCCGGGACACGACGGCCATCCTGGAGGCCGCGTCCGGTCTCGGTGCTCTCGTCATCGGCGGCGTCGACGTCGCCGACCTGCCCGACCCGGCCGCCGCGCTGGCCGCCATCGACGCGGCCAGGTTCGTGGTGAGCCTGGAACTGCGCCGCAGTCCGGTCACCGAACGCGCCGACGTGGTGTTCCCGGTGGCCGCGGCCATGGAGAAGGCCGGAACCTTCCGCACCTGGGAGGGCAGGCCGCGCCCGTTCGCCGCCGCGCTCGGCGACGACATGGTGCGCCGCCAGAGCGCGCCGCTGTCGGATCAGCGGGTGCTGCACGCCATCGCCGAGGAGATGTCGGTGCGCCTGGGCTTGCCCGACATCGAGTCCGCCCGCGCCGAACTCGCCGAACTCGGCGCGTGGGACGGCGCGCCCGTCTCCGCGCCCACCCACCCGCCGCATCCGCTGCCGCAGCCCCAACCCGGCACCGCGGTGCTCGCCAGTTGGCGGATGCTGCTGGACGAGGGACGCATGCAGGACGGCGAACCGAATCTCGCCGGCATCGCCCGGCCCCCGGTAGTACGCCTGTCGGCCGCCACCGCCGCCGAACTCGGCGCGCAACCCGACGATCCGGTCACCGTCGCCACCGGCCGCGGCGCGGTCACGCTCCCGCTGATGATCAGCGACCTCCCCGATCGGGTGGTGTGGCTGCCGCAGCACTCGCCCGGCTGCTCCATCGCCGAGCAGCTCGCCGTCCAGCCCGGCGCGATCGTGCATCTGCGGCACGCCGACGAGAGGATGAAGGAGCACCGTCATGAGTGA
- the nuoF gene encoding NADH-quinone oxidoreductase subunit NuoF encodes MTLTPVLSTYWDDPQSWTMDTYLRHDGYQALRTALRMEPDQIIQTVKDAGLRGRGGAGFPTGMKWSFIPQGPGPDGVTKPHYLVVNADESEPGTCKDIPLMLAAPHALIEGVIIAAYAIRAAHAFIYVRGEVVPVLRRLHAAVAQAYAAGFLGHDILGSGYDLELIVHAGAGAYICGEETALLDSLEGRRGQPRLRPPFPAVAGLYACPTVVNNVESIASVPPIIRNGIAWFRSMGSERSPGFTLYSLSGHVTRPGQYEAPLGVTLRELLGYAGGVRAGHRVKFWTPGGSSTPLFTEEHLDVPLDYEGVSGAGSMLGTKALQIFDDTTCVVRAVLRWTQFYAHESCGKCTPCREGTYWLVQLLERIEAGTGVASDLDKLLDISDTINGKSFCALGDGAASPIISSLKYFREEYAEHLRLGGCPFDPARSTAWAESGGEVR; translated from the coding sequence ATGACGCTCACTCCGGTGCTGAGCACCTACTGGGATGATCCGCAGTCCTGGACGATGGACACCTACCTGCGGCACGACGGCTACCAGGCGCTGCGCACCGCCCTGCGGATGGAACCCGACCAGATCATCCAGACCGTCAAGGACGCGGGCCTGCGCGGCCGCGGCGGCGCAGGCTTCCCCACCGGCATGAAGTGGAGCTTCATCCCGCAGGGCCCCGGACCCGACGGCGTCACCAAACCGCACTACCTGGTGGTGAACGCCGACGAGTCGGAACCAGGCACCTGCAAGGACATTCCGCTGATGCTCGCCGCGCCGCACGCGCTGATCGAAGGCGTCATCATCGCCGCCTACGCCATTCGCGCGGCGCACGCGTTCATCTACGTGCGCGGCGAGGTGGTTCCGGTGCTGCGGCGGCTGCACGCCGCGGTGGCCCAGGCCTACGCGGCGGGCTTCCTCGGTCATGACATCCTCGGCTCCGGCTACGACCTCGAGCTGATCGTGCACGCGGGCGCGGGCGCCTACATCTGCGGTGAGGAGACGGCGCTGCTGGACTCGCTGGAAGGCCGCCGCGGCCAGCCGCGCCTGCGTCCGCCGTTCCCCGCCGTCGCCGGTCTGTATGCCTGCCCGACCGTGGTGAACAACGTGGAATCGATCGCCAGCGTGCCGCCGATCATCCGCAACGGCATCGCCTGGTTCCGCTCGATGGGCAGTGAGAGGTCACCCGGATTCACCCTCTACTCGCTGTCCGGTCACGTGACCCGGCCGGGACAGTACGAGGCGCCGCTGGGCGTCACGCTGCGCGAGCTGCTCGGCTACGCGGGCGGCGTGCGCGCCGGGCACCGGGTGAAGTTCTGGACGCCGGGCGGCTCCTCCACGCCGCTGTTCACCGAAGAACACCTCGACGTGCCGCTCGACTACGAAGGCGTCTCGGGCGCGGGATCCATGCTCGGCACCAAGGCGTTGCAGATCTTCGACGACACCACCTGCGTGGTGCGGGCCGTGCTGCGCTGGACCCAGTTCTACGCCCACGAGTCCTGCGGCAAGTGCACCCCGTGCCGGGAGGGCACCTACTGGCTGGTGCAGCTGCTGGAACGGATCGAAGCGGGCACCGGCGTTGCGTCCGACCTGGACAAACTGCTCGACATCAGCGACACCATCAACGGCAAGTCGTTCTGCGCCCTCGGCGACGGCGCGGCCAGTCCGATCATCTCCTCGCTGAAGTACTTCCGCGAGGAATACGCCGAGCACCTGCGGCTCGGCGGATGCCCATTCGACCCGGCGCGCTCCACCGCATGGGCCGAGTCAGGAGGAGAGGTCCGATGA